From a region of the Actinomadura luzonensis genome:
- a CDS encoding low temperature requirement protein A, with the protein MTSDSRQWQPPRLRLFEQAHRRATWLELLYDLVFVVAVAELADVLAGGGLLAYVGLFVPVWWAWAGYVFYANRFDTDDVSHRLLALPQILAVAAMAASVGDLEERSGLFAVAYVAARLLLVVAYLRAGRHVPEARPLTVRYAAGFAVAALGWLASLAVEPPQRYAFWAVAMVVDLATPLLTRRHQGKLPPQTEHLPERFGLFVVIVLGEVVAAVVTGLKGHAVTPGTLAIALAGVAIAMGFWWLYFGHIDESVVLRTRLAGQVWVYSHLPLSLGLVAYGIGIEHVLAHPGGTSWAVGLPAALVLAVLGVQHLCSGDRRAAVLRLAAAALTLATAALPTAAALPLILAYAAAQVGHDLLRPRPAAAEGAA; encoded by the coding sequence ATGACCAGTGACAGCCGCCAGTGGCAGCCACCCCGATTACGGCTCTTCGAGCAGGCGCACCGCCGCGCCACCTGGCTGGAGCTCCTGTACGACCTGGTGTTCGTGGTGGCGGTCGCCGAGCTGGCCGACGTGCTCGCCGGCGGCGGCCTGCTCGCCTACGTGGGCCTGTTCGTCCCGGTCTGGTGGGCCTGGGCGGGCTACGTCTTCTACGCCAACCGGTTCGACACCGACGACGTCAGCCACCGCCTGCTCGCGCTGCCGCAGATCCTCGCCGTGGCGGCCATGGCCGCCAGCGTGGGCGACCTCGAAGAGCGCTCGGGGCTGTTCGCGGTCGCCTACGTGGCGGCGCGGCTGCTGCTCGTCGTCGCCTACCTGCGGGCCGGCCGGCACGTGCCCGAGGCCCGCCCGCTGACCGTGCGCTATGCCGCCGGGTTCGCCGTCGCCGCGCTCGGCTGGCTGGCCTCGCTCGCCGTCGAGCCGCCGCAGCGGTACGCGTTCTGGGCCGTGGCCATGGTCGTCGACCTCGCCACCCCGCTGCTGACCCGTCGCCACCAGGGCAAGCTGCCGCCGCAGACCGAGCACCTGCCCGAACGGTTCGGCCTGTTCGTGGTGATCGTGCTCGGCGAGGTCGTCGCGGCCGTGGTCACTGGGCTCAAGGGCCACGCCGTCACCCCCGGCACGCTGGCGATCGCCCTGGCCGGGGTGGCGATCGCGATGGGCTTCTGGTGGCTGTACTTCGGGCACATCGACGAGTCCGTGGTGCTGCGCACCCGGCTCGCCGGGCAGGTCTGGGTCTACTCCCACCTGCCGCTGTCGCTCGGCCTGGTCGCGTACGGGATCGGCATCGAGCACGTCCTCGCCCACCCGGGCGGCACGAGCTGGGCGGTCGGCCTGCCCGCCGCGCTGGTGCTCGCCGTGCTCGGCGTCCAGCACCTGTGCTCCGGCGACCGCCGCGCGGCCGTGCTCCGCCTGGCCGCCGCCGCACTCACGCTCGCCACCGCCGCGCTGCCCACCGCGGCCGCGCTGCCGCTGATCCTGGCGTACGCCGCCGCCCAAGTCGGCCACGACCTGCTCCGCCCCCGACCCGCCGCCGCCGAAGGTGCCGCATGA
- a CDS encoding superoxide dismutase family protein, with product MRVPASLLVLLAAAGCAGPPAPMQAKGPSPRATSSEETGPAGDVVSLSGAGEFTGSDTRAIAYDRKLVPAGAQASVTVESSAGQSRASLVVEGLLPGRRYGAHLHAKACGREPDEAGPHFQHHPGQVDAASEYWLDVTTDGEGSGRATVRHEQGLTAGRLPGSLVIHAGPTVTSGPQAGQAGDRVACLSLR from the coding sequence ATGCGCGTGCCCGCGTCCCTGCTCGTCCTGCTCGCCGCCGCCGGCTGCGCCGGGCCGCCCGCCCCCATGCAGGCCAAGGGCCCGAGCCCGCGCGCCACCTCCTCCGAGGAGACCGGTCCGGCCGGCGACGTGGTCAGCCTGTCCGGGGCGGGCGAGTTCACCGGCTCCGACACCCGCGCCATCGCCTACGACCGCAAGCTGGTGCCGGCGGGCGCGCAGGCCAGCGTCACCGTCGAGTCGTCGGCGGGGCAGAGCCGCGCCTCGCTCGTCGTCGAGGGCCTGCTGCCCGGCCGCCGCTACGGCGCCCACCTGCACGCCAAGGCGTGCGGCCGCGAGCCCGACGAGGCCGGGCCGCACTTCCAGCACCACCCCGGCCAGGTCGACGCGGCCAGCGAGTACTGGCTCGACGTCACCACCGACGGCGAGGGCTCGGGCCGCGCCACCGTCCGCCACGAGCAGGGGCTCACGGCCGGCCGCCTGCCCGGCTCCCTGGTGATCCACGCCGGCCCGACGGTGACCAGCGGCCCGCAGGCCGGCCAGGCCGGTGACCGGGTCGCCTGCCTCAGCCTCCGCTGA
- a CDS encoding 4a-hydroxytetrahydrobiopterin dehydratase — translation MDVESRLKELPAWRREGDEIRRSVTAPDFPTAIRIVDAVAVQAEKLNHHPDIDIRWRTLHFALTTHDQGGLTGLDFTLAALIDAVAAEHGA, via the coding sequence ATGGACGTCGAGAGCAGGCTCAAGGAGCTGCCCGCCTGGCGGCGCGAGGGCGACGAGATCCGGCGCAGCGTCACCGCGCCCGACTTCCCCACGGCCATCCGCATCGTGGACGCGGTCGCGGTCCAGGCCGAGAAGCTGAACCACCATCCCGACATCGACATCCGCTGGCGCACCCTGCACTTCGCGCTCACCACGCACGACCAGGGCGGGCTCACCGGCCTCGACTTCACGCTGGCCGCGCTCATCGACGCCGTCGCCGCCGAGCACGGCGCCTGA
- a CDS encoding alkyl sulfatase dimerization domain-containing protein: MIEEYADRVWRGESDDSIVDAGLAGSGVHPIADGLGWWQGFGNVICLATEGELILFDTSSPLSAAKLHEDVRSWSRAPLTTAFYSHGHIDHVFGVGPFEEQGPRATVYAHEAVGDRFRRYVLTNGYNAVINRRQFQADNLRWPAEYRHPDVTYRDALTVRRGGLTFELTHAKGETDDATVGYVPEHRLLLPGDLFIWVTPNCGNPQKVQRYPREWVHALRRMAAMDAEIMLPSHGAPIFGRDRIRQALLETAEWLESLVTQTLDLLNAGARLDEIVHAVRPPAHLADRPYLRARYDEPEFVVRNLWRLYGGWYDGNPATLKPAPDAVLAAAVAELTGGPGALADAALKALSGGDERLAGHLAEMAALAAPDDPGVHRVRAEVFGTRAANERSLMARGIFAWAAAESGKRS; this comes from the coding sequence ATGATTGAGGAGTACGCGGACCGCGTCTGGCGCGGCGAGTCGGACGACAGCATCGTGGACGCGGGCCTGGCCGGCTCCGGCGTCCACCCGATCGCCGACGGCCTCGGCTGGTGGCAGGGGTTCGGCAACGTCATCTGCCTGGCCACCGAGGGCGAGCTGATCCTGTTCGACACCAGCAGCCCGCTGTCGGCCGCCAAGCTCCACGAGGACGTGCGGAGCTGGAGCCGCGCGCCGCTCACCACCGCGTTCTACTCCCACGGGCACATCGACCACGTCTTCGGCGTCGGGCCGTTCGAGGAGCAGGGGCCGCGCGCCACCGTCTACGCCCACGAGGCCGTCGGCGACCGGTTCCGCCGCTACGTGCTCACCAACGGCTACAACGCCGTCATCAACCGCCGCCAGTTCCAGGCCGACAACCTCCGCTGGCCGGCCGAGTACCGCCACCCCGACGTGACCTACCGCGACGCGCTGACCGTCCGGCGCGGCGGGCTCACCTTCGAGCTCACCCACGCCAAGGGCGAGACCGACGACGCCACCGTCGGCTACGTGCCCGAGCACCGGCTCCTGCTGCCCGGCGACCTGTTCATCTGGGTGACGCCCAACTGCGGCAACCCGCAGAAGGTGCAGCGCTACCCGCGCGAATGGGTGCACGCCCTGCGGCGGATGGCCGCCATGGACGCCGAGATCATGCTGCCCAGCCATGGCGCCCCGATCTTCGGCCGGGACCGGATCAGGCAGGCCCTGCTGGAGACCGCCGAATGGCTGGAGTCGCTGGTCACGCAGACCCTCGACCTGCTCAACGCCGGGGCGCGGCTGGACGAGATCGTGCACGCCGTCCGCCCGCCCGCGCACCTGGCCGACCGGCCCTACCTGCGGGCGCGCTACGACGAGCCCGAGTTCGTCGTCCGTAACCTGTGGCGGCTCTACGGCGGCTGGTACGACGGCAACCCCGCCACCCTCAAGCCCGCCCCCGACGCCGTGCTCGCCGCGGCGGTCGCCGAGCTGACGGGGGGCCCCGGCGCGCTCGCGGACGCCGCGCTCAAGGCGTTGTCCGGCGGGGACGAGCGCCTGGCCGGCCACCTGGCCGAGATGGCCGCCCTGGCCGCCCCCGACGACCCCGGCGTGCACCGGGTGCGCGCGGAGGTGTTCGGGACCCGCGCGGCGAACGAGCGCTCGCTCATGGCCAGGGGCATCTTCGCCTGGGCCGCCGCCGAGTCCGGGAAGCGCTCCTGA
- a CDS encoding nucleotide triphosphate diphosphatase NUDT15 — protein MERIIGVGVVLTAPDGRILLGERVKAGEPPSWCLPGGAVEPGESFEAAAARELREETGVSDAGPPRVTAVVLDHPGDGAVRVTAAVTMELRSGEPAVTEPHVFRSWRWFSPGALPSPLFPATARVLAPGEGHYRVR, from the coding sequence GTGGAACGCATCATCGGGGTCGGCGTCGTGCTCACCGCGCCGGACGGGCGCATCCTGCTGGGTGAGCGGGTCAAGGCGGGCGAGCCGCCGTCGTGGTGCCTGCCGGGCGGGGCCGTGGAGCCCGGCGAGAGCTTCGAGGCGGCGGCGGCGCGCGAGCTGCGCGAGGAGACCGGCGTGTCCGACGCCGGCCCGCCCCGGGTCACCGCCGTCGTGCTCGACCACCCCGGCGACGGGGCGGTGCGGGTGACCGCGGCGGTGACCATGGAGCTGCGCTCGGGCGAGCCCGCGGTCACCGAGCCGCACGTGTTCCGGTCCTGGCGCTGGTTCTCGCCGGGCGCGCTGCCGTCGCCGCTGTTCCCGGCGACGGCGCGCGTCCTCGCTCCCGGAGAGGGGCACTACCGGGTGAGGTGA
- a CDS encoding aminotransferase class III-fold pyridoxal phosphate-dependent enzyme, whose protein sequence is MKDADLRARAAKVVPGGMYGHLNAALFAPGFPQFFERGEGCRQWDADGREYIDFMCSWGPVVLGHRHPRVEAAAARQAALGDCLNGPGAVMVELAELLVDLIPSADWAMFSKNGTDATTQALMVARAATGRTKVLMAHGAYHGADPWCTPSPAGTTPNERADLVEFTYNSLESLEAAAATVEGDVAAIIVTPFKHDSFEDQELVEPAFARGARALADRIGAALVIDDVRAGFRIDLRGSWEPYGVRPDLTAWSKAMANGYPIAAVTGTDALRGPAQTLYSTGSFWFSAVPMAAARATIETLRDTDGIAAMERAGAQLREGLYAQAKAHGFVINQTGPVTIPWLSFDGDADLSVAMHWSDACLRHGVYLHPWHNWFLSAAHTEQDVARALEGTDAAFAETRAHFG, encoded by the coding sequence ATGAAAGACGCCGACCTGCGCGCGCGGGCCGCGAAAGTCGTCCCCGGCGGCATGTACGGCCACCTCAACGCGGCCCTGTTCGCCCCCGGCTTCCCCCAGTTCTTCGAACGCGGCGAGGGCTGCCGTCAGTGGGACGCCGACGGGCGCGAGTACATCGACTTCATGTGCAGCTGGGGCCCGGTCGTGCTGGGCCACCGGCACCCGCGCGTGGAGGCGGCCGCCGCCCGCCAGGCCGCGCTCGGCGACTGCCTGAACGGCCCGGGCGCGGTCATGGTGGAGCTGGCCGAGCTGCTGGTGGACCTGATCCCGAGCGCCGACTGGGCGATGTTCTCCAAGAACGGCACCGACGCCACCACCCAGGCCCTCATGGTGGCCCGCGCCGCCACCGGCCGCACCAAGGTGCTGATGGCGCACGGCGCCTACCACGGGGCCGACCCCTGGTGCACGCCCTCCCCGGCGGGCACCACGCCGAACGAGCGGGCCGACCTGGTCGAGTTCACCTACAACTCGCTGGAGTCGCTGGAGGCCGCCGCGGCCACCGTCGAGGGGGACGTGGCGGCGATCATCGTGACGCCGTTCAAGCACGACTCGTTCGAGGACCAGGAGCTGGTGGAGCCGGCCTTCGCGCGCGGCGCCCGGGCGCTGGCCGACCGGATCGGCGCGGCGCTGGTGATCGACGACGTGCGGGCCGGGTTCCGGATCGACCTGCGCGGCTCGTGGGAGCCGTACGGGGTGCGTCCCGACCTGACGGCCTGGTCCAAGGCGATGGCCAACGGCTACCCGATCGCCGCCGTGACCGGCACCGACGCGTTGCGCGGGCCCGCGCAGACGTTGTACTCGACCGGCTCGTTCTGGTTCTCGGCGGTGCCGATGGCGGCGGCCAGGGCCACCATCGAGACCCTGCGCGACACGGACGGCATCGCGGCCATGGAGCGGGCCGGCGCCCAGCTCCGCGAGGGCCTGTACGCGCAGGCCAAGGCGCACGGCTTCGTGATCAACCAGACCGGTCCCGTGACGATCCCGTGGCTGAGCTTCGACGGCGACGCCGACCTGTCGGTGGCCATGCACTGGAGCGACGCGTGCCTCCGCCACGGGGTGTACCTGCACCCGTGGCACAACTGGTTCCTGTCGGCCGCCCACACCGAGCAGGACGTGGCGCGGGCACTGGAGGGCACGGACGCGGCCTTCGCCGAGACCCGCGCCCACTTCGGCTGA
- a CDS encoding carbohydrate kinase family protein yields MTVVTVGVHIVDILARPVEHIPEGQDTVLVDQIRLTAAGAAAGTAVDLVKLGNDVVTMGAIGDDELADFLLMVLAKHGVDTSCLRRRAGEATAASILPIRPDGGRPSFHVPGANLSVAPADLDPGVLRRARGIHLGGMDVTFGLGDPAFFALLDEVRAAGAIVTMDLLSELPDLLKMARAFLPHVDYVLPNESQARHMTGAADAAEAARELLADGPRGVLVTLGEEGSLVVTAGGAERVPAMKTEVADTTGCGDAYCAGFLTGLLHGEDVLTAARWGTAAAARVATGLGSDAGLTDLESTLRMLS; encoded by the coding sequence ATGACCGTCGTCACCGTCGGCGTCCACATCGTCGACATTCTCGCCAGGCCCGTCGAGCACATCCCCGAGGGCCAGGACACCGTGCTGGTCGACCAGATCCGGCTCACCGCGGCCGGCGCCGCCGCGGGCACCGCGGTGGACCTGGTCAAGCTGGGCAACGACGTCGTCACCATGGGCGCGATCGGCGACGACGAGCTCGCCGACTTCCTGCTCATGGTGCTGGCCAAGCACGGCGTGGACACCTCGTGCCTGCGGCGCAGGGCGGGGGAGGCGACCGCCGCCTCGATCCTGCCCATCAGGCCCGACGGCGGGCGCCCCAGCTTCCACGTGCCCGGCGCCAACCTCTCCGTCGCCCCCGCCGACCTCGACCCCGGCGTGCTCCGCCGCGCCCGGGGCATCCACCTCGGCGGCATGGACGTCACGTTCGGCCTCGGCGACCCGGCCTTCTTCGCGCTCCTGGACGAGGTGCGCGCCGCCGGCGCGATCGTCACGATGGACCTGCTGTCGGAGCTGCCCGACCTGCTGAAGATGGCCAGGGCGTTCCTGCCGCACGTGGACTACGTGCTGCCCAACGAGTCGCAGGCCCGCCACATGACCGGCGCCGCCGACGCCGCGGAGGCGGCCCGCGAGCTGCTGGCCGACGGCCCGCGCGGCGTGCTCGTCACGCTGGGCGAGGAGGGCAGCCTCGTCGTCACCGCCGGCGGCGCGGAACGGGTGCCGGCCATGAAGACGGAGGTCGCCGACACCACCGGCTGCGGCGACGCCTACTGCGCCGGCTTCCTGACCGGCCTGCTGCACGGCGAGGACGTGCTGACGGCCGCCCGCTGGGGCACCGCCGCCGCCGCCCGCGTCGCCACCGGCCTAGGCTCCGACGCCGGCCTCACCGACCTCGAATCGACGCTAAGGATGTTGTCATGA
- a CDS encoding TetR/AcrR family transcriptional regulator: MPKIVDHDERRREVLSAARRVIVRDGIDAATTRAIAKEAGYSNGVLAHYFADKDEILLSALRQSHQRIRERLTGKVAGVTGLAALRELLLDNLPLDAERTQESRLEVSFWSRSLASERLAEVQRTEAGELRAAVRELLRQARDAGELRAGDHPDDSLDDLAEHLLALMDGLSLHLLLYPGRLTRVDVERLMLRAVDRL; encoded by the coding sequence ATGCCGAAGATCGTCGATCACGACGAGCGCAGGCGCGAGGTGCTGTCGGCGGCCCGCCGGGTGATCGTCAGGGACGGCATCGACGCCGCGACCACCCGGGCCATCGCCAAGGAGGCCGGCTACTCCAACGGCGTGCTCGCCCACTACTTCGCCGACAAGGACGAGATCCTGCTCTCGGCGCTGCGCCAGTCGCACCAGCGCATCAGGGAGCGGCTGACCGGCAAGGTGGCGGGCGTGACCGGCCTCGCCGCGCTGCGCGAGCTGCTGCTGGACAACCTGCCGCTGGACGCCGAGCGCACCCAGGAGTCGCGGCTGGAGGTCAGCTTCTGGAGCCGCAGCCTCGCCTCCGAGCGGCTGGCCGAGGTGCAGCGGACCGAGGCGGGCGAGCTGCGCGCGGCCGTCCGCGAGCTGCTGCGCCAGGCCAGGGACGCGGGCGAGCTGCGCGCCGGCGACCATCCGGACGACAGCCTGGACGACCTGGCGGAGCACCTGCTCGCCCTCATGGACGGCCTCAGCCTGCACCTGCTGCTCTACCCGGGCCGGCTGACCCGGGTGGACGTCGAGCGGCTGATGCTGCGCGCCGTCGACCGCCTCTGA
- a CDS encoding class II aldolase/adducin family protein, whose translation MDDLREQLCAYGRRAVELGLVIGTSGNLSARRGDLVAVTPSGVALDRLTPGSCPVVDVEGHLVEGDLQPSSETPMHLAIYRSTGAQAVVHTHSVFGTVVATTMSELPPVHYNALLLGGVVKVAEYATYGTPELAANVREALAGKQAALLANHGGVTIGPGLEQAFEATRLLEWLCEVYVRGLGVGKPVVLTDEQLAAVVERSLNPPSFPRRP comes from the coding sequence ATGGACGACCTCCGCGAGCAGCTCTGCGCGTACGGCCGCCGCGCCGTCGAGCTCGGCCTGGTCATCGGCACCTCGGGCAACCTCAGCGCGCGCCGCGGCGACCTGGTGGCCGTCACCCCGTCGGGGGTGGCGCTCGACCGGCTCACGCCCGGGTCCTGCCCGGTGGTCGACGTCGAGGGCCACCTGGTGGAGGGCGACCTGCAGCCCTCCAGCGAGACGCCCATGCACCTGGCGATCTACCGGAGCACCGGCGCGCAGGCCGTGGTGCACACCCACTCGGTGTTCGGCACGGTGGTGGCGACGACGATGAGCGAGCTGCCGCCGGTGCACTACAACGCGCTGCTGCTGGGCGGCGTGGTCAAGGTCGCCGAGTACGCCACGTACGGCACGCCCGAGCTGGCCGCCAACGTGCGCGAGGCGCTGGCGGGCAAGCAGGCCGCCCTGCTCGCCAACCACGGCGGGGTGACCATCGGGCCGGGCCTGGAGCAGGCGTTCGAGGCGACGCGGCTGCTGGAGTGGCTGTGCGAGGTCTACGTCCGGGGGCTGGGCGTCGGCAAGCCGGTCGTCCTGACGGACGAGCAGCTCGCCGCCGTGGTCGAGCGGTCGCTCAACCCGCCGTCGTTCCCCCGCCGCCCCTGA
- a CDS encoding DUF2188 domain-containing protein — translation MAGQANSRDVVQRPDGTWAVTKPGSERALHTAGTQAEAVERARELLHRDGGGELRIHGTDGKVRDQRTIAPGNDPTPPKG, via the coding sequence ATGGCCGGACAGGCCAACTCCCGAGACGTCGTCCAGCGGCCCGACGGCACCTGGGCGGTGACCAAGCCCGGCTCCGAGCGGGCGCTCCACACGGCCGGCACGCAGGCCGAGGCGGTGGAGCGGGCCCGCGAGCTGCTGCACCGGGACGGCGGCGGCGAGCTGCGCATCCACGGCACCGACGGCAAGGTGCGCGACCAGCGCACCATCGCCCCCGGCAACGACCCCACTCCCCCGAAGGGCTGA